A window of Dorea formicigenerans contains these coding sequences:
- a CDS encoding helix-turn-helix domain-containing protein: MGKAIRRYREEAGITQERLAELVDISTNHLGAIEREVKTPTMETFVKLLNVLGAEPNEVLKEVIPLTRMEHTSVVEGKLERLTPKKQESVLRMLDVIIEEMMK; this comes from the coding sequence ATGGGAAAGGCAATCCGCAGGTACAGGGAAGAGGCAGGAATTACGCAGGAGAGACTGGCTGAACTGGTGGATATCAGTACCAACCATCTGGGTGCGATTGAGCGGGAAGTGAAAACACCTACGATGGAAACATTTGTAAAGCTGTTGAATGTATTAGGTGCGGAACCGAATGAAGTGCTGAAGGAAGTGATTCCTCTTACCAGAATGGAACATACTTCTGTAGTGGAAGGAAAGCTGGAAAGGCTCACACCGAAGAAGCAGGAAAGCGTGCTTCGGATGCTGGATGTGATAATTGAAGAGATGATGAAATAG
- a CDS encoding lysozyme family protein has translation MPKTALMGSPLAVIGTVFRHRRTLAKTGAAVGGVLMLPILFLVMLPGLVFGDLSENTGALTSNTVISENIRASNQAIVEVLQESHDALLAKINAEIARLPEGDTASISDPYASSIIVNANQLIAQFCASQDDYKNINISKLKSLIRENEDGLFSYDVTSETATVEVPAEEENAPPRKVTFTRHTYTVSYAGDAYFADHVFHLTDKQKKTADSYVENLTMFFGGSASGLAMAVGVSDEVLAYRATIQQVAQKYGMEAYVELLMAVMMQESGGRGSDPMQAAEGGFNKKYPHVPNGITDPAYSIECGIQELKYALDKAGCTGPTDLDRIKLALQGYNYGSGYIDWAMERDGGYTKENAIAYSDMMCARPNWHYDRYGDKEYVEHVLRYYQITNTGGSYPANGMQIPHYLQTDYGNIPYGGGSIASSGCGPTSFAMIASYLTGNTITPPDAVAWCGNSYYKPGVGTYWSYFQAAASHFGCGSVTQTSNANTVLQALSEGCPVISSQRAGLFTSGGHFIVLRGVTANGKVLVNDPNDSDAKNYINREFDMMSEIHATANAYWIFDKK, from the coding sequence ATGCCAAAAACAGCCTTGATGGGCAGTCCTCTTGCTGTCATCGGTACAGTATTCCGGCACAGGCGCACCCTTGCGAAAACTGGAGCAGCCGTCGGCGGTGTACTGATGCTTCCCATTCTGTTCCTTGTCATGCTTCCGGGACTCGTCTTCGGAGACCTCTCTGAAAATACCGGAGCACTGACCAGCAACACGGTAATCAGTGAAAATATCCGGGCTTCCAATCAGGCAATCGTGGAGGTGCTTCAGGAAAGCCATGATGCACTGCTTGCTAAGATCAATGCGGAAATTGCCAGACTCCCGGAAGGAGATACTGCCTCTATCAGCGATCCTTACGCTTCCAGTATCATCGTAAATGCGAACCAGCTCATCGCACAGTTTTGTGCCAGCCAGGATGACTATAAAAATATAAATATCAGCAAACTCAAAAGCCTGATCCGGGAAAACGAGGACGGGCTTTTTTCTTATGACGTTACTTCAGAAACGGCCACGGTGGAAGTTCCGGCGGAAGAGGAAAATGCACCACCCAGAAAGGTTACTTTTACCCGCCATACCTACACGGTCAGCTATGCCGGAGATGCCTACTTTGCAGATCACGTCTTTCATCTGACCGATAAGCAGAAAAAAACGGCAGACAGTTATGTGGAAAACCTGACCATGTTCTTTGGCGGCTCCGCTTCCGGTCTTGCCATGGCGGTAGGTGTCAGCGATGAGGTGCTGGCTTACCGGGCTACCATCCAGCAGGTCGCACAGAAATACGGCATGGAAGCTTATGTGGAACTCCTCATGGCAGTCATGATGCAGGAAAGCGGCGGGCGTGGAAGCGATCCCATGCAGGCGGCAGAAGGCGGCTTTAATAAGAAATACCCCCATGTCCCCAACGGCATCACCGATCCTGCTTATTCCATCGAATGTGGGATTCAGGAATTAAAGTATGCACTGGATAAAGCAGGATGTACCGGACCTACCGACCTGGACCGCATCAAGCTGGCGCTTCAGGGTTACAATTACGGCTCCGGCTATATCGACTGGGCAATGGAACGTGACGGCGGTTATACCAAAGAAAACGCCATTGCTTATTCGGATATGATGTGTGCCCGTCCGAACTGGCATTATGACCGGTATGGGGACAAGGAATATGTGGAGCATGTTCTCCGGTATTATCAGATTACCAATACCGGCGGAAGCTATCCGGCAAACGGAATGCAGATTCCGCACTATCTCCAGACCGATTACGGGAACATTCCTTATGGCGGCGGCTCCATCGCATCTTCCGGCTGCGGGCCTACCAGCTTTGCCATGATCGCCAGCTACCTGACCGGGAATACCATTACCCCTCCGGATGCGGTGGCATGGTGCGGGAATTCCTATTACAAGCCGGGAGTTGGAACCTACTGGAGCTACTTTCAGGCTGCAGCCAGTCATTTCGGCTGTGGCAGCGTCACACAGACCAGCAATGCCAATACGGTACTTCAGGCACTCTCCGAAGGCTGTCCGGTCATCTCCTCTCAGCGGGCAGGACTTTTCACCAGCGGCGGACACTTCATCGTACTCCGAGGTGTTACGGCAAACGGCAAGGTACTGGTCAATGATCCCAATGACAGTGACGCAAAGAACTATATTAACCGTGAATTTGATATGATGTCGGAAATCCATGCTACGGCAAATGCCTACTGGATCTTCGACAAAAAATAA
- a CDS encoding DUF1648 domain-containing protein: MKFINTRKFTWIICIIGFLLALVSIFFLPSIIPVHFANGIADDYGRKIQIFLFPILQVLITFLTGREKVKYCLTHSKTFLTDIQFNWMIDGVLLLVMFAEIWVIYASFA, from the coding sequence ATGAAATTTATCAATACTAGAAAATTCACATGGATAATTTGTATAATAGGATTTTTGCTTGCTCTTGTAAGTATATTTTTCTTACCGAGTATTATTCCAGTACATTTTGCAAATGGGATTGCGGATGATTATGGAAGAAAAATACAAATATTTTTATTTCCTATATTACAAGTGCTTATCACTTTTTTGACTGGACGAGAAAAAGTAAAATATTGCCTGACACATTCAAAAACTTTCTTAACGGACATTCAGTTTAATTGGATGATAGATGGTGTACTTTTATTGGTAATGTTTGCAGAAATATGGGTTATCTATGCTTCATTTGCATAG
- a CDS encoding LPXTG cell wall anchor domain-containing protein, with protein MKKRLGIIAGILGIVLAVIGIVLKQKENTAVSVIGGADGPTSIFIAGKLNGDNFIFMIVVGIILLILAGVIFYKRKH; from the coding sequence ATGAAAAAGCGACTGGGAATCATAGCCGGAATTTTAGGAATTGTATTGGCAGTCATTGGCATTGTACTGAAGCAGAAAGAAAACACAGCCGTTTCTGTTATTGGTGGTGCGGATGGCCCGACTTCTATTTTCATAGCAGGGAAGTTAAATGGTGATAATTTTATTTTTATGATTGTAGTTGGAATTATTTTATTGATTTTGGCAGGAGTTATTTTTTACAAACGTAAGCATTAA
- a CDS encoding ABC transporter permease, with product MKMTTRVAYCNMRHYKSKNILIGIAIILTTLLLFVIPSIGKDMVEVNFAVINKIYPTWHALYRNVDESTVMKLAAHHDVKTYGLRSDAGYMNLEDATVSMMYMDRTGMELYKVKLKEGQLPQKENDIVVSKGILEALGQNGKIGDTITVPYQILKDDGLDYTKEKDFRICGFLADNESSKEQKQYTSLVSEAFLKAEIPVEQVKYRFLLQVNGQKGNTTADYTETIQNIARQFGISEDDMNINKEYLAANYVDPATIPVIVGIMLIVVLAGIITIYSVYYVSMNQRVREFGKLKAIGATKRQLRQIVLREGMGVALFAIPIGLLIGTVAVKVVLLQFVEHAKDSNVLITEAYKVVAKGEVQLYYWWIYLLAIAVTLCTVYLSLMKPMRMAAKVSEIEAMRYQGGSKRQKSSRKGYQFLNIGRLTKRNLAENKKKSTITIVSMAVTGIFVMMVATVLSCANPMESAKSSIVGQYEISPIVESGNKEHPEYEWAEVQKNNPLNEGLKQQIEELDGVERVDVFTALKVSGGPFEEKIGTEFINGVPEEYAEELKKGITEGNVTYEELKSGDKVILDRALLHWYPDIKVGDKLKLNIHDGDNTFQKEIEVAAIGEYGTGLTNYNCLIMAKEGAEKLTINNSSSYFQVIADKDYDEALEASLQAIVDGSGRLQMRTWKNEYDTWENAIQMTRGACYAFIIILAAISIMNLINTMINSVHVRKKELGMMQAIGMSDRQLMKMLQLEGIFYTVGTLIISIGVGSLAGYPLFLYAKRTGMFDISTYHYPVTAAIIIILTLFVIQMLLAIFIAKSVRKDSLIERIRFSE from the coding sequence ATGAAGATGACGACCAGAGTTGCATATTGCAATATGCGGCATTATAAGAGCAAAAACATACTGATTGGAATTGCCATTATCCTGACAACATTACTGCTGTTCGTAATCCCATCAATCGGAAAAGATATGGTGGAAGTGAACTTTGCGGTAATCAATAAGATTTATCCAACATGGCATGCCCTTTATCGGAACGTGGACGAGAGTACAGTTATGAAACTGGCGGCACATCATGATGTGAAAACTTACGGACTCCGCAGCGATGCGGGGTACATGAATCTGGAAGATGCGACGGTTTCCATGATGTATATGGACAGAACAGGGATGGAACTTTATAAAGTGAAGCTGAAAGAGGGGCAACTTCCGCAGAAAGAAAATGATATTGTGGTTTCAAAAGGAATACTGGAAGCATTAGGACAGAATGGGAAAATCGGTGACACTATCACAGTACCTTATCAGATTCTGAAAGATGACGGACTGGATTATACGAAGGAGAAAGACTTTCGAATCTGTGGTTTTTTAGCAGATAATGAGAGCAGCAAAGAACAAAAACAATATACATCATTGGTTTCAGAGGCCTTTCTGAAAGCGGAGATACCGGTAGAACAGGTGAAATATCGGTTTTTACTTCAGGTGAATGGACAGAAAGGAAATACGACTGCAGATTATACAGAGACGATACAGAATATTGCCAGACAGTTCGGGATTTCCGAGGATGACATGAATATTAATAAAGAGTATCTTGCAGCAAATTATGTGGATCCGGCTACAATTCCGGTGATTGTAGGAATCATGCTTATTGTTGTATTGGCGGGCATTATCACAATTTATAGTGTTTATTATGTATCTATGAACCAGAGGGTTCGGGAATTTGGAAAGTTAAAGGCAATCGGGGCTACGAAACGGCAGCTTAGACAAATCGTACTAAGAGAGGGAATGGGAGTGGCGTTGTTTGCCATTCCGATAGGACTTTTGATCGGAACAGTTGCTGTGAAAGTTGTACTTCTCCAGTTTGTAGAACATGCAAAGGATTCAAACGTACTTATAACAGAGGCATACAAGGTTGTAGCTAAAGGAGAAGTCCAACTTTATTATTGGTGGATTTATCTGTTGGCAATTGCAGTGACTCTGTGTACAGTGTATCTGTCACTGATGAAGCCTATGCGTATGGCGGCGAAGGTATCAGAAATAGAAGCTATGCGTTACCAGGGAGGCAGTAAGCGACAGAAAAGCAGCAGGAAGGGATATCAATTTCTGAATATCGGACGACTGACCAAGAGAAATCTTGCAGAGAATAAAAAGAAGAGTACTATCACGATTGTATCTATGGCCGTTACCGGAATATTTGTCATGATGGTAGCAACGGTGCTGTCTTGTGCAAATCCGATGGAAAGTGCAAAGAGTTCGATTGTGGGGCAATATGAGATTTCTCCAATTGTGGAATCCGGGAATAAAGAGCATCCTGAATATGAATGGGCGGAGGTTCAAAAGAATAATCCATTAAATGAAGGACTAAAGCAGCAGATAGAGGAGCTTGACGGTGTTGAGCGGGTAGATGTGTTTACCGCGTTGAAGGTATCAGGAGGACCTTTTGAAGAAAAAATTGGAACCGAATTTATCAATGGAGTGCCGGAAGAATACGCAGAAGAGCTGAAAAAAGGAATCACTGAAGGCAATGTCACATACGAGGAATTGAAATCCGGGGATAAAGTGATTCTGGACCGCGCGCTACTTCACTGGTATCCAGATATTAAAGTGGGAGATAAGCTGAAACTCAATATTCATGATGGAGATAATACCTTTCAAAAAGAGATTGAAGTGGCAGCAATTGGTGAATATGGAACAGGTCTGACAAACTATAACTGTCTTATCATGGCAAAAGAAGGGGCAGAGAAACTTACCATAAATAATTCTTCCAGCTATTTTCAGGTGATTGCAGATAAGGATTATGATGAGGCACTGGAAGCATCTCTACAGGCTATTGTGGATGGATCAGGCAGACTGCAGATGCGTACCTGGAAGAATGAGTACGATACATGGGAAAATGCCATACAGATGACTAGAGGTGCATGTTATGCATTTATCATCATTCTGGCAGCAATCAGCATTATGAACTTGATTAACACAATGATCAATAGTGTCCATGTGCGAAAAAAGGAGCTTGGCATGATGCAGGCAATCGGAATGTCGGACCGTCAGTTGATGAAGATGCTCCAGTTGGAAGGTATATTCTATACAGTAGGCACTCTTATTATCAGTATCGGAGTGGGAAGTCTTGCAGGATATCCGTTGTTTTTATATGCAAAGCGTACAGGAATGTTTGATATCAGCACATACCATTATCCGGTAACAGCAGCTATTATTATAATTTTAACATTGTTTGTGATACAGATGTTATTGGCAATATTCATTGCAAAGTCAGTAAGGAAAGATTCATTGATAGAGAGAATTCGTTTCAGTGAGTAA
- a CDS encoding response regulator transcription factor: protein MQKILLLEDDLNLNRGIALLLSREGYEVRQVYTIKEAKEAFQKGDYALVISDITLPDGTGLDFGRMVRAGGDTYLIYLTALDQEIDIVNGYDTGADDYITKPFSLMALVSKVNALMRRLSKVQAQIMSSGEITVHMKTMQVYKGDEPVTLSKKEFSLLLYLWENAGQIVSKESILEHVWDIDGQFVDDNTVTVNISRLKNKLGTEEIANVRGLGYIWTGKVNKN, encoded by the coding sequence ATGCAGAAAATATTATTACTGGAGGATGACTTGAATCTAAATCGGGGAATTGCCCTGTTACTTTCACGGGAAGGGTATGAGGTTCGTCAGGTTTATACAATAAAGGAAGCAAAAGAAGCATTTCAAAAAGGAGATTATGCTCTTGTTATCAGCGATATTACATTGCCGGATGGTACAGGACTGGATTTTGGAAGGATGGTACGTGCAGGTGGAGATACATATCTTATCTATCTTACGGCTTTGGATCAGGAAATAGATATTGTAAATGGTTATGATACAGGGGCAGATGATTATATTACCAAACCATTTTCACTGATGGCTTTGGTGTCGAAGGTGAACGCATTGATGAGACGGCTTTCTAAGGTACAGGCACAGATTATGTCTTCCGGAGAGATTACGGTGCATATGAAAACGATGCAGGTGTATAAAGGGGATGAACCAGTTACTTTAAGTAAGAAAGAATTCTCTCTGTTGCTGTATCTCTGGGAGAATGCAGGACAGATTGTTTCAAAAGAAAGTATCCTGGAGCATGTATGGGATATAGACGGTCAATTTGTCGATGATAATACGGTTACTGTCAATATAAGCAGACTGAAGAATAAACTTGGAACAGAAGAGATAGCGAATGTGAGAGGACTGGGATATATATGGACCGGAAAGGTAAACAAAAATTAA
- a CDS encoding sensor histidine kinase translates to MDRKGKQKLKRYFIVYVIFAVFFTVGMYLITKYEENAKATQIALLLAEHPELEGEIVAIWEKSGTVDFIRDRDDQKIERVVQMLEETYGYHSGSGSSDVVIRIIWGIGLLVGVIVCSLFLYLDRRKNWSRYGDEEQLQQLYECLQEFRKGKFQTYPEETSESEQWLKVWESVKELGQYFEDLKERLEQEENGTKSLITDISHQLKTPLASLRMSHELVAENRVTGEEQREFLEQESQELTKLEQLLNELVNLSRLETHMIQIHSLHESLKKTLTEAVSQIYMKARGKDISIQVEMDDDIVVNHDSKWTVEALTNILENAVKYSPEHTTITVRTQELASNVLIEVEDEGMGIPAEELHKIYQRFYRGRKAKEQVKDGAGVGLYLARKIIEEQGGTIAAKRKAEKGMIFKVTLPLIIGE, encoded by the coding sequence ATGGACCGGAAAGGTAAACAAAAATTAAAACGGTATTTTATCGTATATGTAATCTTTGCAGTATTTTTTACAGTAGGAATGTATCTGATAACAAAGTATGAGGAAAATGCGAAAGCAACGCAGATAGCACTGCTCCTTGCAGAACATCCTGAACTGGAAGGGGAAATAGTTGCAATCTGGGAAAAGTCAGGAACAGTAGATTTTATAAGAGACCGGGACGATCAGAAGATAGAAAGAGTCGTACAGATGCTGGAAGAAACTTATGGTTATCACTCAGGGAGTGGATCTTCAGATGTGGTTATAAGGATTATCTGGGGAATTGGATTACTAGTGGGAGTCATAGTATGTAGCCTGTTCTTGTACCTGGACCGAAGAAAAAACTGGAGCAGATACGGTGATGAGGAACAATTACAGCAATTATATGAATGTCTGCAGGAATTCAGAAAAGGAAAATTCCAAACATATCCTGAAGAAACATCAGAATCGGAACAATGGTTAAAGGTGTGGGAATCTGTAAAGGAGCTGGGGCAATATTTCGAAGATTTGAAGGAACGTCTGGAGCAGGAAGAAAATGGTACGAAGAGTCTGATTACAGATATTTCCCATCAGTTGAAGACTCCGCTTGCATCACTCCGGATGAGTCATGAGCTGGTGGCAGAAAATCGGGTTACAGGAGAAGAACAGAGGGAGTTTCTGGAGCAGGAATCACAGGAACTTACCAAACTGGAACAGCTCTTGAATGAACTGGTAAATCTTTCAAGGCTGGAAACACATATGATCCAGATACATTCGCTTCATGAAAGCCTGAAGAAAACGCTAACAGAGGCTGTCAGTCAGATTTATATGAAGGCAAGAGGAAAAGATATTTCCATTCAGGTGGAGATGGATGATGATATAGTTGTGAACCATGATTCAAAATGGACGGTAGAAGCATTAACGAATATCCTTGAGAATGCAGTCAAATATTCACCGGAACATACAACGATTACAGTGAGGACGCAGGAGCTAGCAAGCAATGTGCTTATTGAAGTAGAAGATGAAGGAATGGGCATTCCTGCGGAGGAACTGCATAAGATCTATCAGAGATTTTACCGGGGAAGGAAAGCAAAGGAACAGGTAAAAGACGGAGCGGGTGTCGGTCTGTATCTTGCCAGAAAGATCATAGAAGAACAGGGGGGGACAATAGCAGCCAAAAGAAAGGCTGAGAAAGGTATGATATTTAAAGTGACACTGCCGCTCATAATAGGAGAATAG
- a CDS encoding ABC transporter ATP-binding protein, translating to MSSILKVEDLVKYYGEGENQVRAVDHTSLQIERGKFTAIVGRSGSGKSTLLHLIGGLDRPDSGKVWIDGTDIYSRKDDKLAQFRRKKIGFIFQDFNLIPSLNVWENIVLPLGLDNRKVKPREVEDILKKIGLQDKKDAMPSALSGGQKQRTAIARALVTRPAIILADEPTGNLDSQTELEVMSLLKSCVSDFGQTLIMITHDETIAQMADEMIIIEDGKAVRR from the coding sequence ATGAGTAGTATTTTAAAAGTAGAAGATCTAGTAAAGTATTATGGAGAAGGCGAGAATCAGGTGAGAGCCGTGGATCATACAAGTTTACAGATAGAGAGAGGCAAGTTTACAGCTATCGTAGGACGTTCCGGCTCCGGAAAATCTACACTTCTGCATCTGATTGGAGGGCTTGACAGACCGGATTCCGGCAAAGTATGGATTGATGGAACCGATATCTATTCTCGAAAAGATGATAAACTGGCACAGTTTCGAAGAAAGAAGATAGGATTTATCTTTCAGGATTTTAATCTGATTCCATCGCTGAATGTGTGGGAGAATATCGTTCTTCCGCTGGGACTTGATAATCGCAAGGTAAAGCCGCGGGAAGTGGAAGATATTCTCAAAAAAATCGGACTGCAGGATAAGAAAGATGCGATGCCGTCTGCTTTGTCTGGTGGACAGAAACAGAGAACTGCGATAGCCAGGGCATTGGTGACAAGACCGGCGATAATTTTGGCGGATGAGCCGACGGGAAACCTTGATTCCCAGACTGAGCTAGAGGTTATGAGCCTATTGAAAAGCTGCGTGTCGGATTTCGGGCAGACGCTTATCATGATTACCCATGATGAAACGATTGCCCAGATGGCGGATGAAATGATTATCATTGAAGATGGCAAGGCGGTGAGAAGATAA
- a CDS encoding DUF5038 domain-containing protein gives MNRTKVILSIFLMLFLLLAGLVLPSFWKSQKKEASGNKGREPAKETTETNSDTPMPEYLDFDALKAFFSDSQIASLKGQFPVYLKEYVKKEQTSITFLPEKTSYPTETTVCLMFSLSDQDTLPVTYHTPTGVFLFGEDGVQVSADTTVYEKQTDDSLPSLTSQDIEHLQEGGYPDTSDSPEAPDTESGSASVPSEDAKDTKKEVQP, from the coding sequence ATGAACAGAACAAAAGTGATTCTTTCCATTTTTCTGATGCTGTTTCTGCTGCTTGCCGGACTGGTTCTCCCCAGTTTCTGGAAAAGCCAGAAAAAAGAAGCTTCCGGAAACAAAGGCAGGGAACCGGCAAAGGAAACAACAGAAACAAATTCTGATACCCCCATGCCGGAATATCTGGATTTTGATGCTTTAAAAGCATTTTTCTCCGACAGCCAGATTGCTTCTCTCAAAGGGCAGTTTCCTGTCTACCTAAAAGAGTATGTCAAAAAAGAACAGACAAGCATCACCTTCCTGCCGGAAAAAACCAGCTACCCTACCGAAACAACCGTCTGCCTGATGTTTTCACTTTCCGATCAGGATACGCTTCCGGTTACCTATCACACCCCGACGGGTGTGTTTTTATTTGGAGAAGACGGGGTACAGGTCTCTGCAGATACGACTGTTTACGAAAAGCAAACCGATGATTCCCTGCCGTCCCTGACTTCGCAGGACATTGAACACCTGCAGGAAGGCGGGTATCCGGATACTTCTGACAGCCCGGAAGCTCCGGACACAGAATCCGGCAGTGCCTCTGTGCCTTCCGAAGATGCGAAAGATACGAAAAAGGAGGTGCAGCCATGA